Proteins from one Flavobacterium sp. N2038 genomic window:
- a CDS encoding glycoside hydrolase family 10 protein yields MHKSQYLIFSIIFILFFPVIINAQENTMHPKNEFRGVWIATVVNIDWPKTSVDNVEKEKADYLEILETYKKLNYNAVIVQVRSVGDAIYPSELAPWSRFLTGKEGLAPNPYYDTLAWMIEQAHAKGFEFHAWLNPYRATFDLNKNILSPGHDLFKHPEWMIEYGGKYYYDPALPEVQEHLTKVVKEVVDKYDIDAIHFDDYFYPYTVPGKVFNDTASYKKYGAGLSLSDWRRANVSNFVHTISTTIKASKPWVQFGISPFGVWRNKSVDPRGSETQSTSNYDDLYADPVLWMDQKWIDYILPQLYWSMNNPRASYSKLVKWWSENSNNTAIYIGHASYKIRGDGDKSWNFMNEIPSQIDFARSFKNVSGSAYFSSKWFMGKNLDVVRHLEENQYKYPALPAAVPNLKHVIIDTPQVLEYTKDSIKYTFTIKSPLNTNVRYMVIYGGEHVSKININDATKIVDKVTVKEIDGKITFSVAGGKLNLFKACAVTFIDYYANESTPTAIDLKKPFKNYIPAQPNENR; encoded by the coding sequence ATGCATAAAAGTCAGTATCTAATATTCTCCATCATATTTATTCTTTTCTTTCCTGTGATTATTAATGCGCAGGAAAATACAATGCACCCAAAAAATGAATTTAGAGGTGTCTGGATTGCCACCGTTGTAAATATCGACTGGCCAAAAACAAGCGTTGATAATGTAGAAAAAGAAAAAGCTGATTATCTGGAAATTTTAGAAACTTATAAAAAATTAAATTACAATGCCGTAATCGTTCAGGTTAGAAGTGTTGGAGATGCCATTTATCCTTCTGAATTGGCACCCTGGTCACGTTTTTTAACCGGAAAAGAAGGTTTAGCACCAAACCCATATTACGATACATTAGCCTGGATGATCGAGCAGGCACATGCCAAAGGTTTTGAGTTTCATGCCTGGCTGAATCCTTATCGCGCTACTTTTGATTTGAATAAAAATATTTTAAGTCCGGGACACGATCTTTTTAAACATCCCGAATGGATGATTGAATATGGAGGAAAATATTATTATGACCCTGCTTTACCAGAAGTTCAGGAACATTTAACAAAAGTCGTAAAAGAAGTAGTAGATAAATATGACATCGATGCCATTCATTTTGATGATTATTTCTATCCGTACACTGTTCCGGGGAAAGTTTTTAACGATACCGCTTCATACAAAAAATACGGAGCCGGATTAAGCCTTTCAGACTGGCGCCGTGCCAATGTGAGCAATTTTGTACACACCATTTCAACCACTATAAAAGCAAGTAAACCGTGGGTTCAGTTCGGAATTAGTCCTTTTGGAGTTTGGCGTAATAAATCAGTCGATCCAAGAGGTTCTGAAACACAATCAACATCAAATTATGACGATTTATATGCTGATCCGGTTTTATGGATGGATCAAAAATGGATCGATTATATTTTACCTCAACTCTATTGGAGCATGAATAATCCTCGTGCTTCTTACTCAAAATTAGTAAAATGGTGGTCTGAAAACTCAAACAACACAGCCATTTATATCGGACATGCATCTTACAAAATCAGAGGTGATGGTGACAAAAGCTGGAACTTCATGAATGAAATTCCAAGTCAGATTGATTTTGCAAGAAGTTTCAAAAACGTTTCCGGAAGTGCTTATTTCAGCTCAAAATGGTTCATGGGTAAAAATTTAGATGTAGTTCGTCATTTAGAAGAAAACCAATACAAATACCCGGCGCTTCCTGCGGCAGTTCCAAATTTAAAACATGTTATTATTGATACTCCTCAAGTACTTGAATATACCAAAGACAGTATAAAATACACCTTTACAATCAAAAGTCCTCTGAATACAAATGTTCGCTATATGGTGATTTACGGAGGTGAGCATGTTTCAAAAATCAACATTAACGACGCTACAAAAATTGTGGATAAAGTAACCGTAAAAGAAATTGACGGAAAAATCACTTTCTCAGTTGCAGGAGGAAAACTTAACCTATTTAAAGCTTGTGCAGTAACATTTATTGATTACTATGCAAACGAAAGTACACCAACAGCAATAGATCTAAAAAAACCATTCAAAAACTATATACCAGCCCAACCAAATGAAAATAGATAA
- a CDS encoding MFS transporter, with product MKIDNKPWFWIPFLNFASGLPYAIIISVSVIMYKNLGISNEDIGIYTSLLYLPWVVKPLWSPLIEIIGTKRKWFLSMQLIISIAFLLVGFTIPTSGFFMMSLAIFWVAAFASASNDIATDGFYLLVLPEDQQSFFIGIRSTFYRLSMLAGNGLVVLFAGYLEHKYGDNTKAWSYTMIFVGLLMTFITAYNFIFTPKNEVNVVKSKEETAHQNFGTIFISFFKKKQIGLILAFILVFRLGESQLLKMLSPFLLDKRELGGMGLDTEAVGIIYGTLGILALTIGGILGGIAISKHGLTKWMLPMFLAMHLPILGFIGLAHFQPQELFHLHINLYFFEINSPLNLYTCITVVLEQFGYGFGFTGFMMYLIHVAEGESKTAHYALATGFMALGMMLPGMLSGFIQQYLGYQNFFVWVLIATIPGLILSRFLTFPKDFGKKSEEV from the coding sequence ATGAAAATAGATAATAAACCTTGGTTTTGGATTCCGTTTCTAAACTTTGCATCTGGATTGCCGTATGCCATAATTATATCGGTTTCGGTAATTATGTACAAAAATCTGGGAATTTCAAATGAGGATATTGGTATTTATACCAGTTTATTATATCTCCCTTGGGTAGTAAAACCGCTATGGAGTCCGCTTATTGAAATAATCGGAACCAAAAGAAAATGGTTTTTATCCATGCAGCTAATTATTTCTATAGCCTTTCTGTTAGTTGGATTCACCATTCCAACAAGTGGCTTTTTTATGATGTCTTTGGCTATATTTTGGGTAGCTGCTTTTGCTTCAGCTTCAAATGATATTGCCACTGATGGTTTCTATTTATTGGTTTTACCAGAAGACCAACAATCTTTCTTTATTGGTATCAGAAGTACTTTCTACCGACTTTCTATGCTTGCCGGAAACGGATTAGTGGTACTTTTTGCCGGATATTTAGAACACAAATATGGTGACAACACTAAAGCCTGGTCTTATACTATGATTTTTGTTGGTTTATTGATGACTTTCATTACAGCTTACAATTTTATTTTTACGCCAAAGAATGAGGTTAATGTCGTAAAAAGCAAAGAAGAAACAGCTCACCAGAACTTCGGAACTATATTTATCAGTTTCTTCAAGAAAAAACAAATCGGATTAATTCTGGCTTTTATTTTGGTTTTTCGATTAGGAGAATCACAATTACTAAAAATGTTAAGTCCTTTTTTACTTGATAAAAGAGAATTAGGAGGAATGGGATTAGATACAGAAGCCGTTGGAATCATTTATGGAACATTAGGTATTCTAGCTTTAACAATTGGCGGTATTTTAGGCGGAATTGCAATTTCTAAACATGGACTAACCAAATGGATGCTTCCAATGTTTTTAGCAATGCATCTCCCAATACTTGGTTTTATTGGCTTAGCTCATTTTCAGCCACAGGAATTATTCCATCTTCATATAAATTTATATTTTTTTGAAATAAATTCTCCATTAAATCTTTATACTTGTATTACAGTTGTTTTAGAACAGTTTGGATATGGTTTTGGATTTACCGGTTTCATGATGTATTTAATTCATGTTGCCGAAGGCGAATCAAAAACAGCGCATTATGCACTTGCAACTGGTTTTATGGCATTAGGAATGATGCTTCCGGGAATGTTAAGTGGTTTTATACAACAATATTTAGGCTATCAAAACTTCTTTGTTTGGGTTTTGATTGCCACAATTCCTGGTCTTATTTTATCACGTTTTTTAACTTTCCCGAAAGATTTTGGGAAAAAATCAGAAGAAGTTTAA
- a CDS encoding GNAT family N-acetyltransferase — translation MSNLKRTNSDDIDFINLVALLDKDLAIRDGEDHAFYNQFNKTDKIKHTIVYYENGIPVGCGAFREKESGTTEIKRMYVHPDFRNKGIASKVLAELEIWAKEVGYTYTILETGKNQPEAINLYQKLNYTIIPNYPPYEEMDNSVCMKKTL, via the coding sequence ATGAGTAATTTAAAACGTACAAATTCAGACGATATTGACTTTATAAATCTGGTTGCTTTATTAGATAAAGATCTGGCAATTAGAGACGGGGAAGATCATGCTTTTTACAATCAGTTCAATAAAACTGATAAAATAAAACATACGATCGTTTATTATGAAAATGGTATTCCAGTTGGCTGCGGCGCTTTTCGAGAAAAAGAAAGTGGTACAACTGAAATCAAACGAATGTATGTTCATCCTGATTTTCGCAATAAAGGAATTGCATCAAAAGTTCTGGCCGAATTAGAAATCTGGGCCAAAGAAGTGGGTTATACTTATACTATTTTGGAAACCGGCAAAAACCAGCCCGAGGCCATCAACTTATATCAAAAATTAAATTATACTATCATTCCAAATTATCCGCCTTACGAGGAAATGGACAATAGTGTCTGTATGAAAAAGACTTTATAA